One Aliidiomarina minuta genomic region harbors:
- a CDS encoding glutaredoxin family protein, whose amino-acid sequence MSDFYLLTRDECHLCTQAMLMIHKAPVEEPIRLHLVDIEKQADLQQEYGLLIPVLIREVDDAELKWPFNEQQLVEFLQV is encoded by the coding sequence ATGTCTGATTTTTACTTATTGACCCGCGACGAATGTCACCTCTGTACTCAGGCTATGTTAATGATTCATAAGGCGCCTGTAGAGGAGCCGATACGTCTGCATTTGGTTGATATCGAGAAGCAAGCTGATTTACAGCAAGAATATGGGCTGTTGATTCCGGTGCTTATTCGTGAAGTGGATGATGCTGAACTCAAGTGGCCTTTTAACGAACAACAACTTGTGGAGTTTTTACAAGTATGA
- the cls gene encoding cardiolipin synthase has product MAPFDFLLFVFYWLFIALVSLRIIFRGRNLSTSLAWLLIIYIIPLLGALLYFFFGELQLGKRRAEKAASMRFPYMENLRLLATQQSDDNSQLPNSPLAISIQQLLANRLGIGALHYNNFKVLNSPEKIFDALLTDIRNAKESIRMEFYIWNSAGRVKEIEKALLQAHQRGVKIQILIDDAGSWFYFFTAAYKELKNAGIEIIPALSVSPWRLPFRRADIRMHRKMVIIDHQMAYTGSMNMADPKYFNKHANVGEWVDAMVRFEGSAAQGLSAVFSWDWEVETEERDLPESIDSTNESDKWLAAIPSGPGLGFDLITQVMLCAIYRADQSITICSPYFVPPEPIFEALVQAAKRGIKICILVPRRNDSRLVSWASKAFYDQLLQAGAEIMLFKGGLLHTKAMLIDEELAIFGSVNLDVRSLQLNFEISLALFDPQSCREICDLVTEYKADSESIDAERWHQRSLLARLRERLVFFLSPLL; this is encoded by the coding sequence ATGGCGCCATTCGACTTCTTACTATTCGTTTTTTACTGGCTATTCATTGCATTGGTCAGCTTACGTATTATTTTTCGTGGCCGTAACCTGAGTACCTCACTAGCCTGGTTACTTATCATTTATATAATTCCACTTTTAGGTGCCCTGCTCTATTTCTTCTTTGGCGAGCTTCAGTTAGGAAAACGACGCGCTGAAAAAGCAGCCTCAATGCGTTTTCCTTACATGGAGAACCTGCGACTTCTGGCAACCCAACAGTCTGACGATAATTCACAACTGCCCAACTCACCGCTGGCGATATCAATTCAACAACTTCTTGCTAATCGGCTGGGAATTGGGGCGCTTCACTACAATAATTTTAAGGTCTTGAATAGTCCGGAGAAAATATTTGATGCTCTACTTACCGATATTCGTAATGCCAAAGAGAGTATCCGGATGGAATTCTATATCTGGAATTCAGCTGGCCGCGTAAAAGAAATTGAAAAAGCTCTACTGCAAGCCCACCAACGCGGCGTCAAAATTCAGATTCTGATTGATGATGCCGGATCCTGGTTCTACTTTTTTACCGCGGCCTATAAAGAACTTAAAAACGCAGGCATTGAAATTATTCCCGCGCTTTCGGTCTCCCCCTGGCGCCTTCCTTTTCGCCGCGCCGATATCCGTATGCATCGGAAAATGGTTATCATTGATCACCAGATGGCTTATACCGGGTCAATGAATATGGCAGATCCAAAATACTTTAATAAACATGCCAATGTTGGTGAATGGGTCGATGCTATGGTTCGTTTTGAAGGCTCAGCGGCACAGGGCTTATCCGCTGTTTTTTCCTGGGACTGGGAAGTCGAGACTGAAGAACGTGATTTGCCTGAAAGCATAGACTCGACCAATGAGAGCGATAAATGGCTGGCCGCTATTCCCTCCGGTCCCGGGCTTGGTTTTGATTTAATTACCCAGGTTATGCTTTGTGCTATCTATCGAGCTGACCAGAGTATTACGATTTGTAGTCCCTATTTTGTACCGCCGGAACCTATCTTTGAAGCACTTGTTCAAGCCGCCAAACGTGGCATTAAAATTTGTATCCTGGTGCCCAGACGCAACGACTCCCGGCTTGTCAGTTGGGCCAGCAAAGCATTTTATGATCAACTGTTACAAGCGGGTGCCGAAATAATGTTATTTAAAGGTGGCTTACTCCATACAAAGGCTATGCTGATCGATGAAGAGCTTGCTATTTTTGGTAGTGTTAATCTGGATGTGCGCAGCCTGCAACTAAACTTCGAAATATCGCTCGCTCTTTTTGACCCACAAAGTTGTCGTGAAATATGTGATTTAGTCACCGAGTATAAAGCGGATAGTGAATCTATTGATGCCGAACGCTGGCACCAGCGGTCGTTACTGGCCCGACTTCGGGAGCGTCTGGTGTTCTTCCTCAGCCCGTTACTGTAA
- a CDS encoding AAA family ATPase translates to MENSGQPLQLQVAQLRAPSQQWVTQAPSVTTPDPLIGQQRALAAIKRAQSIVGNYSHVYAIMPDGLEPQLIFEQVASSQNWPLHDLHDWVYLVNPEDSTKPLCLHLPTGTAKAAIERIWALLDTELVEREDILLSIRKQFNWPPLNRYLQQIKDKTFEDLPGNELATIIISQDRTKAWHYCARASETELFGQIRLQTIAGTVSSELHLIQSGALLKANGGTLVIDAEHLLRETALWHRLKHILKSGEFSWNQPGNEQTAVFYEPQPVPVKLKVILAGSRGLLSQLRELDADFANLFPYLADFTDHYPCQQQSVAPYFNYLTYLQQRTQHRPLSQDGYQELLTVASSFTEHQQELSLDSLRLIQLLEEADAIAHDDKSSELKAIHIDSAIKALDERELYLAELSQQSILEHQVKIDTEGELIGQINGLTVVTMGGSEFGEPSRITATVHYGDGDIIDIERKSELSGNIHTKGVMILMAYLANLFAGREPMPLSATLVFEQSYHEVDGDSASLAELCCLVSALSNTPIQQSIAITGAIDQFGNVQAIGGINEKIEGFFKLCKQRGLNGEHGVIVPQANLMNLHLSKDVCNAVESGLFSVVAVNHVSQAFELLMRTPCGKVSDHDPDTLFGRIYKRIRAAHQQEEPSRWWRKLWVK, encoded by the coding sequence ATGGAAAATTCAGGCCAGCCATTACAGCTTCAGGTAGCTCAACTACGCGCCCCTAGTCAGCAATGGGTTACGCAGGCTCCATCAGTTACAACCCCGGATCCTTTAATCGGCCAGCAACGTGCTCTGGCAGCTATTAAGCGTGCTCAAAGCATTGTCGGCAACTACTCGCATGTCTACGCAATCATGCCAGACGGCCTGGAGCCACAGCTTATATTTGAGCAAGTAGCCAGTAGTCAGAATTGGCCATTGCACGATTTACATGACTGGGTGTATTTGGTAAATCCTGAGGACTCGACTAAGCCCCTCTGCTTACATCTTCCCACGGGCACCGCCAAAGCCGCCATTGAGCGAATCTGGGCATTACTGGATACAGAGCTGGTTGAGCGGGAAGATATTTTACTTAGCATCCGAAAGCAGTTTAACTGGCCTCCTCTGAATCGTTACCTGCAGCAAATTAAAGACAAAACCTTTGAAGATCTTCCTGGTAACGAACTGGCCACCATTATTATCAGCCAGGACCGGACGAAAGCCTGGCATTATTGTGCCCGGGCCAGTGAAACTGAGCTATTTGGCCAAATACGGTTACAAACTATTGCGGGTACTGTCAGCAGCGAATTGCACCTGATCCAGTCTGGCGCCCTGCTTAAGGCTAATGGCGGTACTCTGGTTATTGATGCAGAGCATTTGTTACGCGAAACCGCACTCTGGCATCGACTAAAACATATTTTAAAAAGCGGTGAATTTAGCTGGAATCAGCCGGGTAACGAACAAACCGCCGTTTTTTACGAACCTCAACCGGTACCGGTAAAATTAAAAGTTATTCTTGCAGGAAGTCGTGGTTTACTTAGCCAGTTACGCGAACTGGACGCTGATTTTGCTAACCTTTTTCCGTATTTAGCTGACTTTACCGACCACTACCCGTGCCAACAGCAAAGTGTGGCACCCTACTTTAATTACCTGACCTACCTGCAACAAAGAACCCAACACCGACCACTCTCTCAGGACGGTTATCAGGAATTGTTAACCGTCGCTTCAAGCTTTACTGAACACCAGCAAGAACTTAGCCTGGACAGCCTGCGTTTAATTCAATTGCTGGAGGAAGCTGATGCCATCGCCCATGACGATAAAAGCAGCGAATTAAAAGCTATACATATAGATAGCGCTATCAAAGCACTTGATGAACGCGAACTTTATCTCGCTGAGCTCAGCCAGCAAAGCATTCTCGAACATCAGGTTAAAATTGACACCGAAGGTGAACTCATCGGGCAAATAAATGGCCTCACTGTGGTCACTATGGGCGGCAGCGAATTTGGCGAGCCCTCACGTATTACTGCCACTGTGCATTACGGCGACGGTGACATTATCGATATCGAACGCAAGTCCGAGTTAAGCGGTAATATTCACACCAAAGGCGTTATGATTCTGATGGCCTACCTGGCCAATTTATTTGCCGGGCGCGAACCTATGCCCCTGTCAGCTACTTTAGTCTTTGAACAGTCTTACCATGAAGTCGACGGTGACAGCGCCTCGCTGGCTGAACTCTGCTGCCTGGTTTCAGCTTTAAGCAACACTCCCATTCAACAAAGCATTGCGATTACCGGTGCCATAGACCAATTTGGTAACGTACAGGCCATTGGTGGCATTAATGAAAAGATTGAAGGTTTCTTTAAGCTATGTAAACAAAGAGGCTTAAACGGCGAGCACGGCGTTATTGTTCCCCAGGCCAACCTGATGAACCTTCACCTCAGTAAAGACGTGTGCAACGCTGTTGAGTCCGGCTTATTCAGCGTGGTAGCGGTCAATCATGTCAGCCAGGCTTTTGAGTTATTAATGCGGACTCCATGTGGGAAGGTCAGCGATCATGACCCGGATACCCTGTTTGGCCGCATCTACAAACGTATACGTGCAGCTCATCAACAGGAAGAACCCAGTCGCTGGTGGCGGAAATTATGGGTAAAATAA
- the rlmKL gene encoding bifunctional 23S rRNA (guanine(2069)-N(7))-methyltransferase RlmK/23S rRNA (guanine(2445)-N(2))-methyltransferase RlmL, with amino-acid sequence MLNFFATCAKGLEPLLFEELLSLGAEDVKQTNAGCYFKGDQLTGYRMCLWSRLASRILMHLDKLPVTNRDELLQASTDIDWPLLFSEQATIAIDFRGTTDALNHSQFSARVVKDGIVDRFREDQHARPNVDAQNPDIRINVRLQREQATFYLDLSGSGLHKRGYRSRAGAAPLRETLAAAVVSRAGLHEIEFDSESAIADIFCGSGTLLLEAAQVATDRAPGLNRTEWGFTAWRGHRPALWNGLLAEAEERFAQGKAKCKLVFVGVDTDAKVLQAASENARDLELESFCEWRQGDALETDINDLGKGLMITNPPYGERMGDDLAVLLLYRQLGQRLREHFVGWKAAVLAPEAVLLKRLKLTSHKKYKLFNGAIPVTLALFDVNESQVEFTKSHNDDLANRLRKNAQKLTKWARKEGVNCYRLYDADLPEYNAAIDVYDDHLVIQEYAAPSEIPEGVADDRFWHLLETIPGVLPFTEQQMTVKQRRKQQGKQQYQKEEETETVEREVQEYNTRFKVNLSDYLDTGLFLDHRIVRKEIQRLARDKKVLNLFAYTGTASVHAAVGGATHVTTVDMSNTYLNWAKDNFRLNHETISKHDFIQADCLTWMAEQKEAQAETWDLIFLDPPTFSNSKRMQDSFDVQRDHMNLIADAKALLAEQGLLIFSTNKRKFKLDHEALTELGLKAEDKSKWSVPQDFARNPNIHQCWFITHV; translated from the coding sequence ATGCTTAACTTTTTTGCTACCTGTGCCAAAGGCCTGGAACCTCTGCTGTTCGAAGAACTGCTGAGTCTGGGCGCTGAAGACGTTAAACAAACCAATGCTGGCTGTTACTTCAAAGGCGATCAACTTACGGGCTACCGTATGTGTTTATGGTCGCGCTTAGCCAGTCGTATATTAATGCATCTGGACAAATTGCCGGTCACCAATCGAGATGAACTGCTGCAGGCATCTACGGATATCGACTGGCCCTTGCTTTTTTCCGAGCAGGCGACCATTGCCATTGATTTTCGCGGTACTACTGACGCTCTGAATCACAGCCAGTTTTCTGCTCGTGTGGTGAAAGATGGCATTGTCGACCGTTTCCGTGAAGACCAGCACGCTCGCCCTAATGTGGATGCTCAGAATCCAGATATACGCATTAATGTGCGTCTGCAACGAGAACAAGCTACTTTCTACCTCGATCTCTCCGGTTCCGGCTTACACAAACGAGGCTATCGCAGTCGCGCTGGTGCCGCACCTTTACGTGAAACTCTTGCCGCCGCTGTTGTTTCTCGCGCAGGACTACATGAGATTGAATTTGATTCTGAAAGCGCTATTGCGGATATTTTCTGTGGCTCCGGAACCCTGCTACTGGAAGCGGCTCAGGTTGCGACCGACAGAGCACCGGGTTTAAACAGAACCGAATGGGGCTTCACTGCCTGGCGTGGCCACCGTCCTGCATTGTGGAATGGATTATTGGCTGAAGCCGAAGAACGTTTCGCCCAGGGCAAGGCTAAATGCAAGCTGGTATTTGTTGGTGTGGATACCGACGCTAAAGTATTACAGGCGGCGTCTGAAAATGCCCGCGATCTGGAATTGGAAAGTTTCTGCGAATGGCGCCAGGGCGACGCACTGGAAACAGATATTAATGATTTGGGCAAAGGCCTGATGATAACCAATCCGCCTTATGGCGAACGTATGGGCGACGACCTGGCCGTTTTGCTTTTATATCGCCAGTTAGGGCAGCGCCTGCGCGAGCATTTCGTTGGCTGGAAAGCGGCTGTTTTAGCACCGGAAGCGGTCTTGCTGAAACGCCTTAAATTGACCAGTCATAAAAAATACAAACTTTTCAATGGCGCTATTCCAGTGACGTTAGCGCTTTTTGATGTTAATGAATCTCAAGTTGAGTTTACAAAAAGTCATAATGACGACCTTGCTAACCGACTGCGTAAAAATGCCCAGAAGCTGACCAAATGGGCGCGCAAAGAAGGCGTCAATTGTTATCGGCTTTATGATGCTGACCTGCCCGAATACAATGCCGCCATTGATGTTTATGATGATCATCTGGTGATTCAGGAATATGCGGCGCCGTCTGAAATACCTGAAGGTGTTGCCGATGACAGATTCTGGCATTTGCTGGAAACTATACCTGGTGTATTGCCTTTTACCGAACAACAGATGACGGTGAAGCAAAGACGCAAACAACAAGGTAAACAGCAGTACCAGAAAGAGGAAGAGACGGAGACGGTTGAACGTGAAGTGCAGGAATACAATACGCGCTTTAAAGTCAATCTGAGTGATTATCTGGATACAGGGTTGTTTCTGGACCATCGTATTGTGCGTAAAGAAATTCAACGTCTGGCCCGGGATAAAAAAGTTCTTAACCTCTTTGCTTACACGGGAACTGCTTCAGTGCATGCGGCGGTCGGCGGTGCGACTCATGTCACTACAGTGGATATGTCTAATACCTATCTTAACTGGGCCAAAGATAACTTCCGTCTGAATCATGAAACCATCAGCAAACACGACTTTATTCAGGCCGATTGCCTGACCTGGATGGCGGAGCAAAAAGAAGCGCAGGCAGAGACCTGGGATTTAATTTTTCTCGATCCGCCAACCTTCTCCAATTCTAAACGCATGCAGGACAGCTTTGATGTGCAACGCGATCACATGAACCTGATTGCCGATGCAAAGGCCTTGCTCGCTGAGCAGGGTTTGCTGATATTCTCGACCAATAAACGTAAATTCAAACTGGATCACGAAGCCTTGACCGAACTTGGCTTAAAAGCTGAAGATAAGTCTAAATGGTCAGTGCCGCAGGATTTTGCGCGTAATCCCAATATTCATCAGTGCTGGTTTATCACTCATGTCTGA
- the rmf gene encoding ribosome modulation factor: MKRQKRDRLERAHSQGFKAGIGGRSKEFCPYQNNDIKSEWLGGWRDAMEARNDGLFQR, from the coding sequence ATGAAAAGACAAAAACGTGACCGCCTGGAAAGAGCTCATTCACAAGGCTTTAAAGCAGGAATAGGAGGGCGCTCTAAAGAGTTCTGCCCTTATCAGAACAATGATATTAAGTCCGAGTGGCTAGGTGGTTGGCGTGACGCCATGGAAGCACGCAACGACGGTCTTTTCCAACGTTAA
- the fabA gene encoding 3-hydroxyacyl-[acyl-carrier-protein] dehydratase FabA, with amino-acid sequence MKQSSYTKEELLACSRGEMFGPGNSQLPAPNMLMMDRVTEMNEDGGDYGKGYVEAELDISPDLWFFDCHFPGDPVMPGCLGLDAMWQLLGFFLACSGGPGRGRALGVGEVKFSGQILPTAKKVSYHIHMKRVIKRSLYMGIGDGEVRVDGRTIYTAKNLRVGLFTDTSTF; translated from the coding sequence ATGAAGCAATCTAGTTATACAAAAGAAGAGTTGTTAGCCTGCAGCCGTGGCGAAATGTTTGGTCCAGGTAATAGCCAATTACCGGCTCCAAATATGCTGATGATGGATCGCGTCACTGAAATGAATGAAGACGGCGGTGATTACGGTAAAGGTTACGTAGAAGCTGAGCTGGATATCTCTCCGGATCTCTGGTTCTTTGACTGTCACTTTCCCGGCGACCCTGTTATGCCTGGATGTCTCGGGCTGGACGCCATGTGGCAACTGCTAGGCTTTTTTCTGGCTTGCTCTGGCGGACCGGGTCGAGGACGTGCTTTAGGCGTAGGCGAAGTGAAATTCTCTGGTCAGATATTGCCAACGGCGAAAAAGGTTTCATACCATATTCATATGAAACGCGTCATCAAACGTTCTTTGTACATGGGCATTGGTGACGGTGAAGTTCGGGTCGATGGCCGTACTATCTATACCGCGAAAAACTTACGTGTCGGACTATTCACCGACACGTCAACGTTTTAA
- a CDS encoding DUF3466 family protein, which yields MIKKYSISLVAASVIASASLSVHANEGYDVVDLGTLPDAVSSNPQRMNEDGLAVVQNSNLWNQNIRFDLLDPELFHFIDPENPTDSDYRIVRSYLNNYNGSGASPALQKLGTVVSHVYDTDYRELTGFDQIDPETGEYTDSVNVRALDINIHGSIVGQATKPYERRMTTDREGEQVEYFIRDSFPQGFIKINEEITYLQSDADVFNGGVSSATSVNYNPELELTQVVGYASVAHSSGLENRITTCTTLPDDYEEGDAHASKEELTVCVWRSWLQREVATTLAGSNRQPIFIEQAYIWEFDNSGAMVNARTLGSLEEVEDGDSHELRSSALDINDAGIAVGRSGFNYEAPNGATVAINTAVVFRDDQIIDILKVADNPDDLSVYGTGSNAATAISNSNMVVGYSNRRIGFSTRERLFFYDLNDPQAEAVFPLGFYANSSWRPRAINNHNMVVGRTDTTAQSSGLRPTVGFLYDINTDEITDLNTLLPCGSEYRIVDALDINDDGEILAMGTTVTEIDIDGEAVEQNALRALRLQPSSAEPCGVDERVERQGAALHPLLAGVMALIAVLLITRRRLLRRK from the coding sequence ATGATAAAGAAGTATTCTATTAGTCTGGTTGCTGCTTCCGTAATCGCAAGTGCCAGCCTCAGTGTGCATGCCAATGAGGGTTATGACGTTGTCGATCTGGGGACTTTACCCGATGCGGTATCCAGTAATCCACAACGAATGAATGAAGATGGCCTGGCAGTAGTTCAGAACAGTAATCTTTGGAATCAAAATATACGTTTTGACTTGCTTGACCCTGAGCTTTTTCATTTTATTGACCCCGAAAACCCCACCGACTCTGATTATCGTATAGTACGTTCCTACCTGAATAATTATAATGGCAGCGGTGCTTCTCCGGCGCTGCAAAAATTAGGAACTGTCGTCAGTCATGTCTACGATACTGATTATCGTGAGCTGACTGGATTTGATCAGATTGATCCTGAAACTGGTGAGTACACTGATAGTGTTAACGTCCGGGCTCTGGATATCAATATTCATGGCTCCATTGTAGGGCAGGCAACTAAACCTTATGAGCGTCGTATGACGACGGATCGTGAGGGCGAGCAAGTAGAGTATTTTATCCGCGATAGTTTCCCTCAAGGATTTATAAAAATAAATGAGGAGATAACTTATCTGCAATCTGACGCGGATGTCTTTAATGGCGGAGTATCTTCTGCAACCAGCGTAAATTATAACCCTGAGCTAGAACTCACTCAGGTAGTTGGTTACGCGAGCGTTGCACATTCCTCTGGACTTGAAAATCGTATAACAACCTGCACTACTTTACCTGATGATTATGAAGAAGGTGACGCTCATGCCAGTAAAGAAGAGCTAACCGTTTGTGTCTGGAGAAGCTGGCTACAACGAGAGGTGGCAACCACTCTTGCTGGCTCAAATCGACAACCTATATTTATAGAACAAGCCTATATCTGGGAGTTTGATAACAGCGGGGCCATGGTAAACGCGCGCACGCTGGGGAGCCTGGAGGAAGTAGAAGATGGCGATAGCCACGAGTTGCGTAGCAGTGCTCTGGATATTAATGATGCCGGTATTGCTGTTGGACGTAGTGGCTTTAATTACGAAGCGCCAAACGGGGCAACTGTGGCTATCAATACAGCTGTAGTTTTTCGCGATGATCAGATAATTGATATTCTGAAAGTAGCTGACAATCCTGATGATCTGAGTGTCTACGGTACCGGTAGTAATGCAGCGACAGCGATTAGCAACTCTAATATGGTGGTGGGCTATTCTAACCGTAGAATAGGCTTTTCTACCCGTGAACGGCTTTTCTTTTATGACTTAAATGACCCTCAGGCTGAAGCCGTTTTTCCTTTGGGTTTTTATGCGAACTCCAGCTGGAGACCACGGGCTATCAATAACCACAATATGGTCGTTGGACGCACAGATACAACAGCTCAATCAAGTGGTTTAAGACCCACTGTTGGCTTCCTGTACGATATCAATACTGATGAGATAACTGATTTAAATACGTTATTACCTTGCGGCAGTGAATATCGCATAGTTGATGCGCTGGATATCAATGATGATGGCGAGATACTCGCGATGGGGACTACCGTTACCGAAATAGATATTGATGGCGAAGCTGTTGAGCAAAACGCATTGCGCGCACTACGTCTGCAACCTTCCTCCGCCGAGCCTTGTGGGGTTGATGAACGAGTAGAACGGCAGGGAGCTGCATTACATCCTTTACTGGCTGGAGTCATGGCGCTGATTGCTGTACTGCTTATAACAAGAAGAAGACTGTTACGTCGTAAATAA
- a CDS encoding ATP-binding cassette domain-containing protein has product MSTLLQLKDAMLSFGSDPILDHANLVVEQGERVCIVGRNGAGKSSLMKIISGDVLLDSGAVSASGVRIARLPQDPPAQSPETVYEHVAGGLASTGALLRRFHEISLLVGEHYEDEKLMNEFSQVQQKIEACNGWQANTVIEQVLTRLQLDPEVSLAALSGGWLRRVALARALVVQPDILLLDEPTNHLDIEMVEWLENQLLDFNGAILFISHDRAFIRRLATRIVDLDRGQLQSFPGDYDAYLAEKQRLLEVEATQRAEFDKKLAQEEVWIRQGVKARRTRNEGRVRSLEALRKQRAERRELLGSARLNVSEASRSGKIVFAGEGLQLSFADKTIMKDLDLTIQRGDKIALVGPNGCGKSTLIKVILQQLQPDAGTVKYGTKIQVAYFDQHRAVLDPEKSVAENVGDGKQDVLHQGRPRHILSYLQDFLFSPQQAQTPVKALSGGERNRALLAKLFLPESNVLVLDEPTNDLDVDTLELLEQIVNDYKGTVLLVSHDREFVDNTASSILLFEGQGVITEIAGGYEDVQYYLRHQQEAIKATKNRQADGTKNKNKESDAKGLASRPKKLSYKLQKELEELPASIESMERELNDLQAQMNETEFFQRAQEYTEPVLSRVKVLEQELMQALERWDELEQQQGNENA; this is encoded by the coding sequence ATGAGTACTTTATTGCAGCTGAAAGATGCAATGCTTAGTTTTGGTTCCGATCCTATTCTGGACCACGCCAATCTTGTAGTAGAGCAGGGCGAACGTGTTTGTATTGTAGGTCGCAACGGAGCCGGTAAATCCAGCCTGATGAAGATCATCAGTGGCGACGTACTTCTGGATTCTGGTGCCGTATCGGCCTCTGGAGTGCGTATTGCACGCTTGCCTCAGGACCCGCCGGCGCAATCGCCTGAAACTGTATATGAACACGTCGCTGGAGGCCTGGCCTCAACCGGTGCTTTGCTGCGTCGTTTTCATGAAATCAGTCTGTTGGTTGGCGAGCATTATGAAGATGAAAAACTGATGAATGAGTTTTCTCAGGTGCAACAAAAAATTGAAGCATGCAATGGCTGGCAGGCCAATACGGTTATTGAACAGGTATTAACCCGTTTGCAACTGGACCCTGAAGTCTCTCTGGCGGCCCTGTCAGGGGGCTGGTTACGCCGTGTGGCGCTGGCTCGGGCTCTTGTTGTCCAACCTGATATTTTACTGCTGGACGAACCCACTAACCACCTTGATATTGAAATGGTGGAGTGGCTGGAAAACCAATTACTGGATTTTAACGGCGCTATTTTATTTATCAGCCATGACCGGGCTTTCATTCGCCGCCTGGCCACCCGCATTGTTGATCTTGACCGGGGACAGTTACAAAGCTTTCCTGGTGATTATGACGCTTATCTTGCAGAAAAGCAGCGCTTACTTGAAGTTGAAGCAACGCAACGTGCTGAATTTGATAAAAAACTAGCTCAGGAAGAAGTCTGGATTCGACAAGGGGTAAAAGCCCGCCGGACTCGCAACGAAGGCCGTGTGCGTTCACTGGAAGCTTTGCGTAAGCAACGTGCCGAACGCAGAGAGCTGCTTGGCAGCGCGCGCCTGAATGTAAGTGAAGCCAGTCGTTCCGGAAAAATTGTATTTGCGGGCGAAGGTTTGCAACTGTCCTTTGCCGATAAAACCATTATGAAAGACCTGGATCTGACTATTCAGCGGGGCGATAAGATTGCCCTGGTGGGGCCTAATGGTTGCGGTAAAAGTACGCTGATTAAGGTTATTCTACAGCAGCTCCAACCTGACGCGGGTACGGTTAAGTATGGCACTAAAATTCAGGTAGCTTATTTTGATCAGCATCGGGCAGTTCTTGATCCGGAGAAATCAGTGGCTGAAAATGTTGGCGATGGTAAGCAGGATGTTTTACATCAGGGCCGACCACGGCATATTCTGAGCTACTTACAGGATTTTTTGTTTTCACCACAACAGGCGCAAACACCAGTTAAAGCTTTATCCGGTGGTGAAAGAAACCGCGCACTGCTGGCTAAGTTATTTTTGCCGGAAAGCAACGTCCTGGTTCTGGATGAACCGACCAATGATCTTGACGTGGATACACTGGAACTGCTGGAGCAGATTGTAAACGACTACAAAGGCACTGTGCTGCTGGTCAGCCATGACCGTGAATTTGTGGATAATACCGCGAGCAGCATTCTGCTATTTGAAGGGCAGGGAGTTATCACTGAAATCGCCGGTGGTTATGAAGATGTGCAGTATTATCTACGGCATCAGCAAGAGGCTATTAAAGCGACAAAAAATCGTCAGGCGGACGGAACCAAAAACAAAAATAAAGAGTCAGACGCCAAGGGTTTAGCTAGCCGCCCGAAAAAGCTATCATACAAATTACAGAAGGAGCTGGAAGAGCTACCTGCGAGTATTGAGAGTATGGAGCGTGAACTGAATGATCTTCAGGCACAAATGAACGAAACTGAGTTTTTTCAGCGTGCCCAGGAATACACCGAACCGGTTCTGAGTCGTGTCAAAGTACTGGAACAGGAACTGATGCAAGCGCTTGAGCGCTGGGATGAACTGGAACAACAACAAGGTAATGAAAACGCATGA